The following proteins are encoded in a genomic region of Streptococcus sp. 29892:
- the infB gene encoding translation initiation factor IF-2, whose amino-acid sequence MSKKRLNEIARELGVSSKEVVAKAQELGFEVKSHASSVDEASAKRLADSFTKKAEVPKTVEKVQSVEKPTESKAPVAKQEAPAPATKEEPKAVAPAAPHRPQSRNFKAEREARAKEQAAKRAQGRGGQGKQGQDRRDNRQQGQGRPSNERNERRDNRREQGSDKRRDNRFGDRYDNRDNRRQDNRSTQSARFEQKEVAKPAAPKIDFKARAAALKAEQNAEYARTSEERFRQAQEAKKQPKKPKEIKFEEPVIESKPFVKPTPVAAVPEKVAESALDTRRKKQARPDKKRDFNSDEEDGPRKQQRNRNSQNQVRNQRNSNWNNNKKNKKGKSNQPVKPATERKFHELPTEFEYTAGMTVAEIAKRIKREPAEIVKKLFLMGVMATQNQSLDGDTIELLMVDYGIEAKEKVEVDNADIERFFVEEGYLNEEEMVERPPVVTIMGHVDHGKTTLLDTLRNSRVATGEAGGITQHIGAYQIEENGKKITFLDTPGHAAFTSMRARGASVTDLTILVVAADDGVMPQTIEAINHSKAANVPIIVAINKIDKPGANPERVIGELAEHGVISTAWGGESEFVEISAKFNQNIDELLETVLLVAEIQELKADPTVRAIGTVIEAHLDKGKGAVATLLVQQGTLNVQDPIVVGNTFGRVRAMTNDLGRRVKVAGPSTPVSITGLNETPMAGDHFAVYEDEKSARAAGEERAKRALLKQRQATQRVSLENLFDTLKAGEVKSVNVIIKADVQGSVEALATSLQKIEVEGVRVNIVHSAVGAINESDITLAEASNALVIGFNVRPTAEARSQAEADDVEVRLHSIIYKVIEEMEDAMKGMLDPEFEEKIIGEAIIRETFKVSKVGTIGGFMVVRGKVTRDSSVRVIRDGVVIFDGKLGSLKRYKDDVKEVGNAQEGGLMIENYNDIRVDDTIEAYIMEEIKK is encoded by the coding sequence TTGTCTAAGAAGAGATTGAATGAAATTGCCCGAGAATTAGGCGTAAGTAGCAAGGAAGTTGTTGCTAAGGCTCAAGAATTGGGTTTTGAAGTCAAAAGCCATGCTTCAAGTGTAGATGAAGCAAGTGCCAAACGTTTGGCTGACAGCTTTACTAAGAAAGCAGAAGTTCCAAAAACAGTAGAGAAGGTTCAGTCTGTTGAGAAACCGACTGAAAGCAAGGCTCCAGTAGCAAAGCAAGAAGCACCCGCTCCAGCTACCAAGGAAGAACCGAAGGCAGTTGCTCCAGCAGCACCTCACCGCCCTCAGAGCCGTAACTTTAAGGCGGAACGTGAAGCGCGTGCCAAGGAACAAGCAGCTAAGCGAGCTCAGGGCAGAGGCGGTCAAGGCAAACAAGGTCAAGATCGTCGTGACAACCGTCAGCAAGGCCAAGGCCGTCCAAGTAATGAACGCAATGAGCGTCGTGATAACAGACGTGAGCAGGGTTCAGACAAGCGTAGGGACAATCGTTTTGGTGACCGTTACGATAATCGTGACAATCGTCGTCAAGACAACCGTTCTACTCAATCAGCACGTTTTGAGCAAAAAGAGGTTGCAAAACCAGCAGCTCCTAAGATTGACTTCAAAGCGCGTGCAGCAGCCTTAAAAGCAGAGCAAAATGCAGAATACGCTCGTACCAGCGAAGAACGGTTCCGTCAGGCGCAGGAGGCTAAAAAGCAACCGAAAAAGCCTAAGGAAATCAAGTTCGAAGAACCGGTGATTGAAAGCAAGCCATTTGTCAAACCAACACCAGTCGCAGCGGTGCCTGAGAAGGTTGCAGAAAGTGCTCTAGATACCCGTCGTAAAAAACAAGCTCGACCAGACAAGAAACGTGACTTTAATAGTGACGAAGAAGATGGTCCACGGAAACAACAAAGAAATCGAAATAGTCAAAATCAAGTGAGAAATCAAAGAAATAGTAACTGGAATAACAACAAGAAAAACAAAAAAGGCAAGAGTAACCAACCTGTCAAGCCAGCAACTGAACGCAAGTTCCATGAATTGCCAACAGAATTTGAATACACAGCTGGCATGACCGTTGCAGAAATTGCAAAACGGATCAAGCGTGAGCCTGCTGAAATCGTCAAGAAACTCTTCCTCATGGGAGTTATGGCAACTCAGAACCAATCTCTAGATGGCGACACCATCGAACTCCTTATGGTAGATTATGGAATTGAGGCCAAGGAAAAGGTTGAGGTCGATAACGCTGACATTGAACGTTTCTTCGTCGAAGAAGGTTACCTCAATGAAGAGGAAATGGTTGAGCGTCCACCTGTTGTGACCATCATGGGACACGTTGACCACGGTAAGACAACCCTTTTGGATACCCTTCGTAATTCTCGTGTGGCTACAGGGGAAGCTGGTGGTATCACCCAGCATATTGGTGCCTACCAAATCGAAGAAAATGGCAAGAAAATTACCTTCTTGGATACGCCTGGACACGCGGCCTTTACATCTATGCGTGCTCGTGGTGCCTCTGTTACCGACTTGACCATCTTGGTCGTTGCAGCAGATGATGGTGTTATGCCACAGACCATTGAGGCCATCAACCACTCCAAAGCTGCCAATGTTCCAATCATTGTTGCCATCAACAAGATTGACAAGCCAGGTGCCAACCCAGAACGTGTCATCGGTGAATTAGCTGAACACGGTGTTATCTCAACTGCCTGGGGCGGTGAGTCTGAATTTGTAGAAATCTCAGCTAAGTTCAACCAAAATATTGATGAGTTGTTGGAAACAGTCCTTCTTGTAGCTGAGATCCAAGAACTGAAGGCAGACCCAACTGTACGTGCTATTGGTACGGTTATCGAAGCGCATTTGGATAAAGGAAAAGGTGCCGTTGCAACCCTTCTTGTTCAACAGGGAACTCTTAATGTTCAAGACCCAATCGTTGTCGGAAATACCTTCGGTCGTGTTCGTGCCATGACCAATGACCTTGGCCGTCGTGTCAAGGTAGCTGGTCCATCTACACCGGTTTCGATCACTGGTTTGAACGAAACGCCAATGGCTGGCGATCACTTCGCTGTCTATGAAGATGAGAAATCTGCGCGTGCAGCTGGTGAAGAGCGTGCCAAGCGTGCCCTTCTCAAACAACGTCAGGCAACCCAACGTGTCAGCCTTGAAAACCTCTTTGATACCCTTAAAGCAGGTGAAGTTAAGTCTGTCAACGTCATTATCAAGGCCGATGTACAAGGTTCTGTAGAGGCCCTTGCAACCTCTCTTCAGAAAATCGAAGTGGAAGGCGTGCGCGTCAATATCGTTCACTCTGCAGTAGGTGCCATCAACGAATCGGATATTACCCTTGCGGAAGCATCGAACGCACTCGTTATCGGTTTCAACGTTCGTCCAACTGCTGAAGCTCGTAGTCAAGCAGAAGCAGATGATGTAGAAGTACGTCTCCATAGCATCATCTATAAGGTGATTGAAGAGATGGAAGATGCCATGAAAGGGATGTTGGATCCTGAGTTTGAAGAAAAAATCATCGGTGAAGCTATCATCCGTGAAACCTTTAAAGTTTCTAAAGTCGGAACGATCGGTGGTTTCATGGTTGTACGTGGTAAGGTTACCCGTGATTCAAGTGTTCGTGTTATCCGAGATGGCGTTGTTATCTTCGACGGTAAATTGGGCAGCTTGAAGCGTTACAAGGATGATGTGAAAGAAGTTGGTAACGCCCAAGAAGGTGGTTTGATGATTGAAAACTACAACGACATCCGTGTAGATGATACCATCGAAGCCTACATCATGGAAGAAATTAAGAAATAA